A window of [Ruminococcus] lactaris ATCC 29176 genomic DNA:
CTTGTTTACATTATTTATTCCTTTCGCTATGGTGGAGGGAGGGTGGAAACTCACTATAAAGAGTTTGGTTATTAATCTTTTTGCATTGGGTCCAAATCTTAATTGGAATGCGTGGTATGTTTACTTCTTCATCTTTTGCGTGCTGGTAATGCCATTCGTAAGCAAGATTTTTAAGTTTCATCCTGTCATAAATATAGGAATGGCAGTCGGTGTGCCTTTTGTGATTGAAGTGGTCATACATGAACTTGTTCCTAATTATCAGGAGATAACTATACTACAGGTAATGTTTAGTTGTATGCTTTACTTCGGTGTATTCTTAGCAGGATATTTGATGGCAAAATATAATTTGATTAAGAAGTTACAAATGACGTGGTTTTTGGGACTTTTATGCATGATAGGAGCTATTGTCTTAAGAGTGATGTTGGGACATATTAATATGTTTGGATTTAACACAGATGTTTTCTATGCACCTGTATTTGTGATTGGAGCCGCAAAGTTTTTTGAGGGCGTACCGGTTAAGTTTACTAAGGTATTTGATGTTTTAGGAAAATACTCTACGGGAATGTG
This region includes:
- a CDS encoding acyltransferase family protein translates to MTKKTTQKIKGIAILIMIAHHFLVYDFGADFSNAWVGIGSNFKICVGIYAVLSGYGYFFAKEKTLTYGLKKSWGLLQEYWISLFTLFIPFAMVEGGWKLTIKSLVINLFALGPNLNWNAWYVYFFIFCVLVMPFVSKIFKFHPVINIGMAVGVPFVIEVVIHELVPNYQEITILQVMFSCMLYFGVFLAGYLMAKYNLIKKLQMTWFLGLLCMIGAIVLRVMLGHINMFGFNTDVFYAPVFVIGAAKFFEGVPVKFTKVFDVLGKYSTGMWFFHAVFFATYVKDIFQPVMLLVKPRLLMYVWLVVLSLVGAVIYRKILDGIKLLPKLLKG